Within Phycisphaerae bacterium, the genomic segment AGCGCCTCGGCCTCGACCTTTTCGGGCATTTTGGCTTTTTTGATATTTTTGCTGATTTGCCTGAGCTCTTCGGTTTGCAAGTCGCCCTTGCCAAGCTCGGACTGGATGGCTTTTAATTGTTCCTGCAGGAAATATTCGCGCTGACTTTTATCCACCGCTTCTCTTACCCGGCCTTGGATTTTGTGACTGAGCTCGAGGACTTCCAGATTAGCTGCCAGAGCGGCGGATATTTCTTCGAGGCGCTTGGTGGCGTCGAGCTCTTCGAGCAAGTGCTGTTTTTTTGCAGGGTCGAGGTTGAGATTGGCTGCCAGGAAATCGGCCAAGGCGGAGGGATTTTCGATATTTTCCAGCAGCACAGAAGCCTCTTCGGGGATATTCGGGCTTAATGCTATGACGCGATTTGCCGTCTGGCGGACGCTGACGATGAGCGCCTGAAGTTTTTTTGTCGTTTTAGTCTGGACATCGAGCTGCTGCACCACGGCTTTTAGATATGGCTCCGTGGCTATCGGTTTTACGATTTTGAAACGGACTATACCGTGGACTATAATGTTAATCGAGCCCTGCGGTATTTTTATTAGCTTTAGGATGGAGGCGGCGGTCCCCACGGAGTAGATGTCGCTGAACTTCGGTCTGTCAGTTTGAGGGTTGTGCTGCGTGACGAGCCCTATGATGGATTCATTGGGTTTGATGTCGGCAAGCAGGTTTTTGCTTCTCTCCCGTCCAATTGACAACGGCATTACCGTGCCCGGATAGGCGACAGCATTTCGAATCGGCAAAATGCTGATTACCTCCGGCAGTTTGAACTCGTGGTTGTGCTCACGCGATTCTGAGGTTTCGTTGTGCAGATAGCGTTCAAAGCCTGGAGGGTCTTCTACGGCCATTCCGAATGGCCAACTACTGTGGGGAAATAACAGGTTTTCCGGGTTGCCTGGCATTTTATTTATATCGGTTATTTTTGATACAAAGTGTGATAATAAATGGTTAACAGGACGAATGCAAATAATAAAGTTGACGATTTAAAACGAGAAATGCAGATTAAATACTTTCTGGTTTAGGTATGGTTTACTTCTCACTTCAATTCAACTGTTGACCTTCAGAATAGGTATCCTGCGAAGCTTTAATGACAATTGGGCTAATAACGCCGCTCGGCAGCAGCTCATCGAGGTCCGGCGTGATGTTAATGACGCCGATATCGCCCGGCTCGGTTGTCTCCGAACCGCCGTCATCTGCAGTTGCTCCGATGTTGCTGACGTATCCGCTCGAGTAGCTGCTGGTGTCATACATCGAAATGACCGTTCCGTAAATTTCAGCATTGCCTCGAATATCCACAATGCCGCCGACGATTGCGCCGGTAAGAACATTGTTCTCGCCGTTGTTAGGGTTGGTGTTGCCGAGGTTCACGTTAAAGTTCGGCGCAAGAATCGTTGCGGGCACATTGGTGTTGTTCTGGAAGGTTTCTTCGCCGGTGAAATACAGGCAGTTTCTCATCCACCAGTTGGTGCTGTTCGCATAGTCGGGCGTGTTGGTAATGATGGGGCCGTTAAATGTACAGTTCTCAAACCGTACATTATTGTAAGTGCTGCCGGTCGTGCTGCAGTCAAGGTATAGAATGCCTTCGAACGTGCAGTTCTTAAAAAGTGTGCTTTTCAGGACGCCGCTGCTGATTGAGTAAGCAGAAACTTTTTTATTTGAAAATGTCTGATTTTCATATTTATAGCGGGATAGTTTCTGGCTTCCGGAAGAAGACGGCAGACTATAATTGCCTGCTGCATGCGGAAAGTATTCCGTTACAGTGGGAATGCCGGTGATGGAAAGGGCGGTCGTTTGAGCTTGGTACTGGCTGGTGTCATAATCGCTTATTTTCATTCCGGGCATATCGACGGCTTTATCGCCGTAGTTGACATTATAGCCGATGTCGTCGCACTGGCCTTGTATCTGGTCGCCAGGGCTGATTACCCTGTTTCCCTCGCTGTCATATACGGTATTACCGTTGGCGTCCAGTGTCTCAAGGTCGTAAGGCATCTTGATTTTAACACGATTACCCTCTGCGTCGAGAACAGGATTGCCATACTTGTCAAACTTGTCTGCATACAGGTCAGGACCGGGCTGGTTTGTATTTGGATTAATGTTGCTAAGAATGGTATTAATGGTTCCATCGATCGTGGATTCGCTGCTTATATTAAAAGGCGAGATATCCTGGTATTGCCACGAACTGTAAACATTGCCGTGTATGGTCGAGTCGCCGGCGAGCCACATTCGACCTCTGCTGGCAATGGCGTAAGTTAAAACCTCGTTGTCTTTGGTGATTGTCGAATTTATCCTGACCTGTCTGCGTACCTGCCCATCAACTCCTATTCCCTCAATCTGGATGGAATTGGCATCTCGACAAAATCTGACCTGAAAAGAAGCATTTGCCGCTCCGAAATTTATAGCGGGAGTTACAATTTCATTTTCAGTTTGTGCGGCATTGCCAGTTACCCATGGCTGGTTTTGAATCTGAGAGCAAAGTGTAGCCCATACAATATTCGCCTGGTCCTGGGTCACATAGTTTAGGCCGTTGCTCATTGATGGTATACCTGCCAAAGTCAGTGTTGTCTGCTTGATGATATATCTTCCGCATTCCAGGCCGGATTGGGCAGCTGACAGCGCCGTGTTGGCCTTGCGCTGATTACCCGTGATTTGCAAGTTGACGCCGGACAGCGAGGCCATTGAAACAGCCAGGGCACAAAAGACGAGAACAAATATCATAGATATGATAAGGATGCTTCCCCTGTTTTTGGGGTAGATTACTTTATTTACGGGTTTCATTTTCCCCCTCCGGAAAACACCCCATGCCAAATAGGCGATTTAAGTCATTATGTGTCAAATAAAGTATAAGAAGTGTTTAGCATAAAGCCCAAATAGTTGATTGAAGGATGCCGGAGATATACTGTTTTATTTTAATGTCCGATAAAAAGGGGCGTTTCGTAAGCAATTTGCCCTCTTTTGGCTGATGAAGCACATCGATAGGGGTTATTTATTAAAGTGAAACAAAGAAAGTTTTGTCAAACACAAGTCTTACTGGTTGTCTCTTGCACCGGCAAGCCAGCGGATGTCTCCGCCAGCACCTTGTACTGTTTGACAGCTAATTGCAGAAAACACGACGAAAAGCAACAGTATTATTAAGATGGCTTTTTTGACCATTTCCTTTTACTCCACGAAAGTCCTTTTTTATTTCTTATATATTTATCGTCCTAACACCGGCCAAAAAATAAACATATTAATTGGAATTTTTCATATTAACCGCTTTGCCGCATAATCAACGTTCCGAACAGATTACTATTTGATGGCAGAATGATAATTTTGCAGCGATTTTACAGTGCTTGGTTCTGTCTGGTGGGCGGCAATACCCTTTATGGCGGCAGCGGCAGCGGCTGGTGTCGTAATATAAGGAACCTTGTATTTTATAGCTGCCTTTCGGATGTAAGAATCATCGGATATACTTAACTTGCCGGCGGGGGTGTTGATGATTAGCTGAATCTCGGCGTTTTTAATTGCATCTACTATATTAGGTCTTCCCTCATGCATTTTGAGGATAAGTTCAGCTTTGATGCCTTTGTCTGCGAGGAAACGGCCAGTGCCTTCGGTGGCCTTTATTTTGAAGCCGAGTTTGGCAAAAGCCTTTGCTGTTTCGAGTATTGCAGCCTTGTCCGTGTCGACGACCGTTATTAAAACGGTGCCTTCAGAAGGCAGGATTAGGCCGGTGGCCTCCTGTGCTTTGAAGAAAGCCAGTCCGAATGAATTTGCCAGTCCCAATACTTCGCCTGTGGAGCGCATTTCCGGGCCGAGGAGTGGGTCAACGGTGTGGAACATATTAAATGGGAAGACAGCTTCTTTTACGCCGAAGTGCGGAATTTTTCTATGCTTTATGTTGAGGTCAGACAATTTTTTCCCGAGCATAAGCTGCGTGGCGATGCGCGCCATCGAAATGTTGCAGACCTTTGAGACCAGCGGGACAGTTCGCGAGGCGCGAGGGTTAGCTTCAAGGACATAAACGATGTCATTGGCAATGGCATACTGCATATTCATCAAGCCGACGACGTTTAATTTCGTTGCTATGGTTTTGGTGTATTCGCAAATAGTGTCAATGTGCTTTTGAGGAATGCTGACGGGCGGAATTACACAGGCCGAGTCACCGGAATGGATGCCGGCCAGCTCGATGTGCTCCATAACCGCGGGCACAAAAACGTCGGTACCGTCGGAGATAGCATCGGCCTCGGCTTCAATGGCGTTTTCGAGGAATTTGTCAATCAGGATGGGTCTTTCCGGTGTTATTTCGACAGCGGCTGCGACGTACCGCTGCAGCATTTCCTTGTCGTGGACAACCTCCATACCGCGTCCGCCGAGAACATAGGACGGCCGAACCATCAGTGGATAGCCGATCTGTCCGGCGATGGTAAGCGCTTCGTCGAGATTACTTGCCATACCGGATTCGGCCATAGGAATACCAAGTTTATCCATCATCTTGCGGAACCGGTCGCGGTCCTCAGCTAAATCTATGGTATCTGGTGTAGTGCCGATTATTTTTACGCCGGCCTGTTCGAGTTCTCTTGCGATATTAAGCGGTGTCTGACCGCCGAACTGAACAATGGCACCTTCGGGTTTTTCCTTTTCGTAGATACTCAAAACATCTTCAACTGTAAGCGGCTCAAAGTAAAGCTTATCGGAGGTGTCATAATCTGTTGAGACAGTTTCCGGGTTGCAGTTGACCATGATTGTTTCAAAACCTTCGTCTCGCAGAGCAAAAGCGGCGTGGACGCAGCAATAATCGAATTCGATTCCCTGGCCTATACGGTTTGGTCCGCCGCCGAGGACCATTATCTTGCGGTTTTTACTTACGCTGACACTGTCAGGTGCGTTGTAAGTTGAGAAATAATAGGCTGCATTTTCGACGCCGCTGACCGGCACCGGCTCCCAGGCCTCGACGATGCCGAGCTTTGTGCGCTGCTGGCGGATTTTATCTTCTGAAACGCCGAGCAATCTGGCAAGGTATCGGTCGGCAAAACCATCTTTTTTGGCCTGTATCACCAAGTTGTCTGGAAGCTGCTTACCCTTGTATTGGAGAATTTTCTCCTCGAGTTGGACGAGTTCAGCCATTTGTTCGATGAACCATCGTTTGATGTAAGTTTTCTCGCAAAGGGTATCGATATCAGCTCCCTTGCGAAGCGCCTCATACATAATGAACTGCCGTTCGCTTGTAGCCGTGCTCACAAGTTTCATCAGTTCATCGAGAGAGAGTTTATTGAAGTTCTTTGCAAAGCCCAGACCGTATCTGCCGATTTCGAGCGAGCGGATGGCCTTTTGGAATGCTTCCTTATAATTTTTGCCGATACTCATCACCTCGCCGACGGCCTGCATTTGTGTTCCGAGCTTGTCCTCGACGCCTTTGAACTTTTCAAAAGCCCACCGGGCAAATTTAACAACTACATAATCACCGGATGGAGTATATTTTTCGAGCGTTCCGTCTCTCCAATAGGGAATTTCATCCAGAGTCAGTCCGCCGGCGAGCATCGAGGAGACAAGGGCTATCGGAAAGCCCGTGGCTTTTGAGGCAAGCGCCGATGAACGCGAAGTTCTCGGGTTGATTTCGATTACGACTACGCGGTCGCTTTTGGGGTCGTGGGCAAACTGTATGTTTGTGCCGCCGATGACCTCGATTGCGTCAACGATGTCATAGGAGTATTTTTGCAGGCGCTTTTGCAGTTCCGGGTCGATGGTGAGCATTGGCGCGGTGCAGTATGAATCGCCTGTATGTATACCCATAGCGTCGACGTTTTCGATAAAGCAGACGGTTATCTTCTGGCTCTTCGCGTCGCGGACGACTTCCAGCTCTAATTCCTCCCATCCCAAAACGGATTCTTCGACGAGAATTTGCTTAACGAGACTTGCCGCGAGTCCCCGTCCGGCTACAGTTCGCAGCTCCTCCACATTATAGACAAGCCCGCCGCCGGTGCCGCCCATAGTATAAGCGGGGCGAATAACGACGGGATATCCCATTTTGTCGGCGATTTTTTCGGCTTCTTCCACGCTGAAGGCCAGCTCGCTTGTTGGCATATCGATGCCGAGCTTGTTCATTGTTTCTTTGAATGCGCCGCGGTCCTCGCCTCGCTTGATGGCATCGACCTGAACACCGATTACTTTGACGCCGTATTTTTTGAGCACGCCTGCATGAGCAAGTTCGGAAGACAAATTAAGCCCGCTCTGGCCTCCGAGGTTGGGCAGCAGGGCATCGGGGCGTTCGGCTTCGATGATTTTCGTCATAGTCTGGAGATTGAGCGGCTCGATATAGGTTATATCAGCCATACCAGGGTCGGTCATAATGGTAGCGGGGTTGGAATTGGCCAGGACTATCTTGTAGCCCAGCTTGCGAAGTGCCTTGCAGGCTTGTGTGCCGGAATAGTCGAATTCGCAGGCCTGGCCGATGATGATTGGACCGGAGCCTATAATCATAACTTTTTTTATGTCGTTACGCTTCGGCATCTGAAATCCTCCTGTTTTCTCAGCGTTCCATAAAAGCTACAAATTTGTGCATTCCATTAAAATTACAAATTTGTCGCGAGGGATTAAACTATAAAAAAATTGCGATGTCAAATAAGAAAAGTTTATAAAACCGGTAAGGAGGGTTAATTTTTTAAGTAATCCCGGCCTTTACGTGTAAGGAATTTTTAATTATTGTTACTATTACTATTGAAAGCAGGTATTCCGGATGACAGACGATAAATGTGAAACAACATTCAAACAATGGCTTGGTGAGCACCAGGGGCTGATTTTCAAGGTTATCCGGGCCTATGCAGACACGTTGGAAGATCAGGATGACCTGTTTCAAGAGGTTCTTTTACAGTTGTGGTTCTCAATTCCTAATTTTCAGGGGAAGGCAAAAGTGTCGACGTGGATTTACAGGGTTGCGCTGAATACAGCTTTGGTTTGGAACCGCGGTGAAAAGAAGCGTCGAAAACATAGTGTTCCGATGACAGAATTCAGCTCGCAACAGGGCGATAGTCCGGAACAATCGGAAGAAATCATCGGGCGATTATATGGGGCAATCAGGAAACTCTCGAAGGTCGATGCGTCGGTTGTCCTTATGCACCTCGATGGTCTGGCGTATGGTGAAATGGCTGAAATACTCGGCATCTCGGAAAACAATGTCGGCGTAAAATTGAATCGAGCCAAAAAACAACTGGTTCAATTATTGAAAGGGCTTGTAGATGACTTTTAACGAATTACAAAAAACCTGGCAAAAAGAAACAGGCATTTCAAAACTGACTGTCGACTCAGATTTGCTTCTTCGAGAAGTCAAGAGGAATAAAGAGCACTTTGAATCAACCATCTTCTGGCGGGATGTCCGAGAAGTGGGAGTGAGTTTTGCCCTCGCAGTATTTTTCTTGTATCAAGGTATGAAATTGAACCTGTGGTTTTTATATCTTCCTGCATTGGCGTGTATTTTTGTGGGAGTTTTTATGGTAATTGACAGGGTTATTCAAAAGAAAAAAACACCGAAACCCAGTGCTCCTTTGGCGGGCTGTATCAAAATTTCGCTTGCACAGGTTAAGCATCAGATATGGTTGCTGAGGAATGTTCTCTGGTGGTATCTGCTTCCATTAGCGGTTGGAGCAGCCTTGTTTTGGGGGCACGTAGGTTGGCGGGTCCGCAATGACAGCGGGACCGGATTGATATTCATCGGCGGATGCTTTGTCGGACTTATTATTCTTTGCACAGGTGTATATTATTTGAATCAATATGCCGTGCGGAAAGGATTGATGCCCCGAAAGCAGGAGCTTGAGGCGCTGCTGAAAAATCTCAGCAACGATAATAAAGCTACATAGTCGTAGTCATCTCTGCAAAATACGAACTGCGGGCAAATGGCAAGGAGATAACCCATTTAAAGCCGAGGTCAGTTGCTTTTTGTTTCCACCAGTCGAATTTCGCAGGCGGTATGTATTGGACAACTTCGAGCGAATTTTTCGAGGGTTTAAGGTATTGGCCGATTGTGATTCTGTCACAGCCGGCGTCCCGCAAATCTCTTAAGGCTTGCTCTACCTCGGCATCTGTTTCTCCCAAGCCGAGCATAATCGATGATTTTGTTAGGGCGTCTTTATAAGTTTGGCTGGCCGATTTAAGCAGGTCTAAGGAGCGTTGATAATTTCCGCCGAGGCGGGCTTTTCGGTATAAAGAGGGGACGGTTTCGATATTGTGCGCGAAAACAAACGGCAAAGCATCAGCCAGAATTTCGATAGCTTGCCCCTGACAATTTCGAAAGTCAGGCGTTAGTATTTCGAATTTCACGTCTGGGCATCTGTTTCTTATTTGGTTGATGCAATCGCGAAAGTGGCCTGCGCCGCCATCGGGCAGGTCATCGCGATTGACGCTGGTGATTACGAGGTATTTGGCGTTCATTTGCTCTGCCATCTCAGCTATTCTTGCCGGCTCGGTTGGGTCGGGCGGAAGGGGTTTGCCGCAGGTTACCGAGCAGAATTTACAATTCCGCGTGCAGACCTCGCCCAGAATCAGGACTGTTGCTGTGCCCCTTGACCAGCACTGGCCTCGGTTTGGACAGTTGGCATTATGGCATATTGTATTTACCTTGAGAGAGTTTAAGATTGTCTCAGTGGAATTGTATTTATCATCTGCTGGCAGAGGCCTTTTCAGCCATTCCGGCAATCTGCGCCGGCCGAGATGTCTTTTTAGAATTCCAGACAATTGGTTTTTAACTTCATCCATCGGGTGTGTGATTGCGGTTTCGTTCAGTACGGATGTCATTTTGACGTTTTCAAGACCGCAGGGTATGATGTAATCGAAGATGCTCAAATCGTTCCGGATATTTATTGCCATGCCGTGGCTGGTTACAGATTTCGACACGCGCACGCCGACCGAAGCTATTTTTTTGTCGTTTACCCATAAGCCTGGAAAACCTTTTCGCCTTTGGGTTTTGACATTCAGTTGTTCCAGCAGCTCAATGCCGATAGCTTCAAGTTTTCGGATATATTCACTGATGTCTAAGCCAAGCTCTCGCAGATTTAGAATCGGGTAAAAAACCAGCTGTCCCGGATTGTGTGCCGTTGTTCCGCCGCCTCTTCGGACATCGACAACGTCTATATTCTGTTTTTTCAGACTTTCAATGTCTGCGCAAAGCTTGTTGGCGTTTTGCCGGGCGCCGAGAGTAATGACCGGCAGGTGCTCGGTGATTAAAATGGTGTTCGATATTTCGCCATGCTGCCTTTCTTTGTGCAGTTGGTGCTGCTGCAGCAGGACGTCTCGGTAACCAGCAAGACCGCAATCGACAATACGTAAAGATGAGTTTTTAGTTTTTTCAGCTATTGTCAGCACGATGATAATATAGCAGAAAAATAAGGATAGCGGAACTTAACGTTAATTATTTTGCAATAGTGGTTTGAGCGGCGTGGAACATTCTGACGCCGCCGCGGTCGAGCTGGACAATTAAACCTTTTTCGGGATCGACGCCGATGCAGTTGCCGGTAAATTTCCTGCCGTTGTAAATGACTGTTATTCTCTGGTTCAGCAGGGTGTTTAGTTTGCGCCATCGGTCAATTATTTTTTTGCCTGTATCTTCCGCTGCTTCAAGCCAGTGGTCTAACGAGGAAAGTAGTCTCCTTGCCAGCGAGATGCGGTCGCATACCAATCGGCCTTCGATGTCGATGCTTGTCGCGGTTGTTTGCAGCTCGTCGGGGAACAAGTTTTTCTTTTGGTGGCAGTTTATTCCTATGCCTATTATATAAGCGGTGCTGCCGTTGACCTTTTTTGACTCTACCATAATGCCCGCCACTTTTTTACCATTTAAGATTATATCGTTAGGCCATTTGATTTTTGCGTGGCTGTGGGCGATTTTTCCGACGGCCTCGGCGACTGCTACGGGACAGGCCAGCGAGAGCATCTCAGGGTTGCACTTGCAGGAGGTCAGAAGAATCGAACAAAGAATACTGTCGCAGCGCCTGCTGAGCCATTTGGCGCCGGTCCTGCCCCGGCCGGCGGTTTGCTCTTCGGCGAAGATTGCAAGGCCGTCGTTGTCTTTGTTTTTCGCGTATTCGGCGGCGATGTCATTTGTGCTCGATGTGTGATTGTAGACGAGGATTTTTCTGCCGATACGCTTGGTGTTTACCTTTATTTTGTCTGGGTCGAGATGTTCGTGCGCTGGAGACATAGTTCAACTGTCAACCGCAATGTCAACGGCCCTTGCCGAGTGAGTGATTTCACCTACGGCGATTCTGTCGATGCCGCACTGGGCAATAGCGGATACATTGCTCAGCGATATATTACCGGAGGCCTCGAGTAGCGGCCTCCTGCCTTTGCGGCACATTCTGTTTCGCATATCCACGGCGTGTTTTAACTGCCACTGGCCCATATTGTCGAGTAGCACAATGTCTATGCCAGGAATCTTCAGGACGTAGTTCAGCTGGTCGTCAACGTGGTCGACTTCTACGGCGACAAATTTAGCGCCCTTTAATTTTTTTGCGCGTTCGATTATTTTTTTCAGTTTCGGGTAAAAGTTTCTGCCGAGTAGCGACAGATGGTTATCTTTAATCAGCACGGCGTCGTATAATCCGAGGCGGTGATTATGTCCGCCGCCGCAGCGGACGGCGTATTTTTCGATGGTTCGCCAGCCGGGCATTGTCTTTCGGGTGTCGTAGATTTTTGCTTTTGTCCCTTCAACAGCGCGGACAAATTTGCGAGTTGTCGTGGCTATACCGCTGAGCCGCTGCAGAAAATTGAGCATAACCCGCTCGGCGCTTAGCATGGCGCGCACCGGGCCTTTGATTGTGGCGATTTTACATCCGACATAAGCTACCTGGCCATCCTTTACAATGACCTTTAACTTAAGTCTCTTGTCGAAAGCAGCGAGGATTTCCTTGGCGATACCCATTCCGCACACCACTATTTCCTCGCGGGATATGATATTTGTTTTGGCAATAACGTTGTCTTTAAAGAGAAGCTCGCTGGTTATATCGCCGCTGCCGAGGTCTTCTTCGATTGCCATTTTGATTAGCTGGCGTGCTTCTTTGTTGTTCAGTTGTTTCATTTGAATTTTTCCCTTTGCTTTTTCGCGGCTAAAAAGCTTCTTTTCTTTTTCTTCGATTCTATGAGGGCGAATTCCGGCAGTTCTTTCAGTTCCTGCAGCTGGTCTCGCAGAAAAGCCGCCTTTTCGAAATCCAGCTCCTGTGCCGCTTCGAGCATTTCTTTCTCAATCTGGCCGGCCAGTTCTACCTTGTCATATTCACGTTCTTCGAACCGGATCGCCTCGCGGGCGGTCTTTCTTGCCTTTATCTGCTCGGTCAGACTGCTGCGAATCTCCTTTTTTATCGTTTCAGGCGTAATATTATGCTCTTTATTGAATTGTAGTTGAATTTTACGCCGTCTTTCAGTTTCGTCAATAGCTTTTTGCATCGATTTGGTGATGGTATCGGCGTATAAAAAGACGGTGGCGTTGATATTTCGTGCGGTTCTGCCGATTGTTTGTATCAGCGAAATATGACTTCGCAGGAATCCTTCTTTGTCAGCATCGAGAATTGCGACGGCTGATACCTCCGGCAAATCAAGTCCTTCCCGCAGCAGATTGATTCCGACCAGCACGTCAAATTCGCCGTTGCGAAGGTCGCGCAGGATCTCGATTCTTTCGAGCGTGTCGATTTCGCTGTGCAGGTAGCGGCATTTAAAACCTTTCTTCGTAATAAAGCCCGCTAGGTCTTCGGCCATTCTTTTTGTCAGCGTTGTAACGAGTATTCGCTCTTTGGCCTTGACCCGTTTTTCGATTTCACCGAGTAGATGCTGTACCTGATTGCCGGCCGGATGAACGAAAATTTCCGGGTCCACCAGTCCCGTTGGTCTTATGATTTGCTCGATGACCTCGTTGTTGCATTTTTCCAGCTCGAAATCGCCGGGCGTCGCGGAAACGAAAACGACCTTTGCCCATTTCTCCTGAAACTCTTCGAACCGTAAAGGTCTGTTATCCAGAGCGCTTGGCAGTCTGAATCCATGCTCAACTAAGATGTTTTTCCTGCTCCTGTCTCCGGCCCACATCGCTCGTATCTGCGGTATCGTAACGTGCGATTCGTCTATGAATAATAAAAAGTCCTTCGGGAAATAGTCAATCAGTGTATAAGGTTTGGCTCCCGGTGGCAGGCCTGCCAGGTGCCTTGCGTAATTTTCAATGCCGCTGCAGTAACCGACCTCCTGCATCATTTCAATGTCATACATCGTTCGGGCCTTCAGCCGCTGCGCTTCGAGAAGTTTGCCTTCCTGGTTGAATTGCTGAAGCCGTTCTTTCAGCTCGGCCTTTATGCTCTCTATCGCTGACTCGACCCGCTCGGCGGGCATAATGTAATGCTCAGCCGGATAGATAAAGACCTGCTCTTCAACGGCAAGGGTCTCTGCTGACGTGGGATTTATATAGCTGATTTTTTCGACGCGGTCGCCGAAAAATTCGAAGCGGATAGCGAAAGTTTCGTAAGATGGGTACAGCTCGACCACGTCGCCTCGAACGCGGAATTTACCCCTCGCGAAGTCGAAATCGTTTCTGGTGTATTGCAGATCTGCGAATCTGCCGAGAAGGTCGTTTCTGTCGATTCTGTCGCCCGTTCGCACGGCTACTACCGATGCTTTGTAGTCTTCCGGCGAACCCAAACCGAAAATGCAGGAGACGGATGCGACAATAATGCAATCGTTTCTTGTCGACAGGCTTGTAGTCGTTGAAAGCCGCAGACGGTCGAGGTCGGCGTTTTTCGAGGCGTCCTTTTCTATGTAAATATCGCGCTGCGGGATATAGGCCTCCGGCTGATAGTAATCGTAATAGCTGACGAAATATTCGACAGCATTTTCTGGAAACAGCTCCTTGAATTCCTCGTAAAGCTGGGCGGCCAGCGTCTTATTGTGCGATATGACAAGGGCCGGCCTGTCGAGTTGAGCCAGGGTCTGGGCCATTGTGAATGTCTTGCCGCTGCCCGTTACGCCCATAAGCGTCTGGAATTTCTTGCCTGCGCGCAGACCCTCTACAAGCCGCTTTATCGCTTCCGGCTGGTCACCCGCGGGACTGAACGAACTATTTAGTTTGAATATGCCCATTTGATAGTCTCAAAACAACTTATTCTACGCCCGGAAGCTGCAAAACTCAAGGAAAAGGGCGGGGTTGACATAGCTGTTTCAAACTGGGACAATCGCAGCCAAAGATAAAATCAAGGGGTAAAGTGAAATGAAAAATATAATTCTTCTTATGGTTATGGCTTGTCTGCTCTCCGGTTGCGCCGGCAAAGGACAGACACTGATGAATATCAAGACCGAAGCGGACGTCACAGCCAAACAGCCTTTGCCGGTAAAGGTAATGCCTCATGATGAGAAACCGTTGCAGATCCAGATTGTCCCGGATGAGATTATCGTTGGAGCGGTTATTGCCTCTTTGATAGCTGTTGTTGCAACAATTTTCGCTGCAATTGCAGCCTGGCGTGCCGCTGACAGTGCTAAGCGTGCTGCGAAGGAACTCTCGAAAATTTTAAAAACAAACTTGAAGAAATAAGGCGTATTGAAGGTGCGTAAGTATCAAACGGAGAGTTTGTTTGAGACGGATGACGTCCAGCAAAGCAAATGCAGTCATATTATTCGCGTGGCTTTTGAGTCTGCGGCGGATATGGAATTTGACTACCTTGTGCCGGACGAATTCTGGCCGATTGAGCCGGGGCAGCGGGTCGAGGCCCCGTTCGGCAGGGGTAATAAGCTCGAAAAAGGT encodes:
- a CDS encoding pilus assembly PilX N-terminal domain-containing protein codes for the protein MKPVNKVIYPKNRGSILIISMIFVLVFCALAVSMASLSGVNLQITGNQRKANTALSAAQSGLECGRYIIKQTTLTLAGIPSMSNGLNYVTQDQANIVWATLCSQIQNQPWVTGNAAQTENEIVTPAINFGAANASFQVRFCRDANSIQIEGIGVDGQVRRQVRINSTITKDNEVLTYAIASRGRMWLAGDSTIHGNVYSSWQYQDISPFNISSESTIDGTINTILSNINPNTNQPGPDLYADKFDKYGNPVLDAEGNRVKIKMPYDLETLDANGNTVYDSEGNRVISPGDQIQGQCDDIGYNVNYGDKAVDMPGMKISDYDTSQYQAQTTALSITGIPTVTEYFPHAAGNYSLPSSSGSQKLSRYKYENQTFSNKKVSAYSISSGVLKSTLFKNCTFEGILYLDCSTTGSTYNNVRFENCTFNGPIITNTPDYANSTNWWMRNCLYFTGEETFQNNTNVPATILAPNFNVNLGNTNPNNGENNVLTGAIVGGIVDIRGNAEIYGTVISMYDTSSYSSGYVSNIGATADDGGSETTEPGDIGVINITPDLDELLPSGVISPIVIKASQDTYSEGQQLN
- the carB gene encoding carbamoyl-phosphate synthase large subunit, with the protein product MPKRNDIKKVMIIGSGPIIIGQACEFDYSGTQACKALRKLGYKIVLANSNPATIMTDPGMADITYIEPLNLQTMTKIIEAERPDALLPNLGGQSGLNLSSELAHAGVLKKYGVKVIGVQVDAIKRGEDRGAFKETMNKLGIDMPTSELAFSVEEAEKIADKMGYPVVIRPAYTMGGTGGGLVYNVEELRTVAGRGLAASLVKQILVEESVLGWEELELEVVRDAKSQKITVCFIENVDAMGIHTGDSYCTAPMLTIDPELQKRLQKYSYDIVDAIEVIGGTNIQFAHDPKSDRVVVIEINPRTSRSSALASKATGFPIALVSSMLAGGLTLDEIPYWRDGTLEKYTPSGDYVVVKFARWAFEKFKGVEDKLGTQMQAVGEVMSIGKNYKEAFQKAIRSLEIGRYGLGFAKNFNKLSLDELMKLVSTATSERQFIMYEALRKGADIDTLCEKTYIKRWFIEQMAELVQLEEKILQYKGKQLPDNLVIQAKKDGFADRYLARLLGVSEDKIRQQRTKLGIVEAWEPVPVSGVENAAYYFSTYNAPDSVSVSKNRKIMVLGGGPNRIGQGIEFDYCCVHAAFALRDEGFETIMVNCNPETVSTDYDTSDKLYFEPLTVEDVLSIYEKEKPEGAIVQFGGQTPLNIARELEQAGVKIIGTTPDTIDLAEDRDRFRKMMDKLGIPMAESGMASNLDEALTIAGQIGYPLMVRPSYVLGGRGMEVVHDKEMLQRYVAAAVEITPERPILIDKFLENAIEAEADAISDGTDVFVPAVMEHIELAGIHSGDSACVIPPVSIPQKHIDTICEYTKTIATKLNVVGLMNMQYAIANDIVYVLEANPRASRTVPLVSKVCNISMARIATQLMLGKKLSDLNIKHRKIPHFGVKEAVFPFNMFHTVDPLLGPEMRSTGEVLGLANSFGLAFFKAQEATGLILPSEGTVLITVVDTDKAAILETAKAFAKLGFKIKATEGTGRFLADKGIKAELILKMHEGRPNIVDAIKNAEIQLIINTPAGKLSISDDSYIRKAAIKYKVPYITTPAAAAAAIKGIAAHQTEPSTVKSLQNYHSAIK
- a CDS encoding RNA polymerase sigma factor; its protein translation is MTDDKCETTFKQWLGEHQGLIFKVIRAYADTLEDQDDLFQEVLLQLWFSIPNFQGKAKVSTWIYRVALNTALVWNRGEKKRRKHSVPMTEFSSQQGDSPEQSEEIIGRLYGAIRKLSKVDASVVLMHLDGLAYGEMAEILGISENNVGVKLNRAKKQLVQLLKGLVDDF